CTACCTTTTGGACAAATTTGGTTGCAGGTGTAAGCGGTGCAGCACCTATCACGCGTTTCGATGCTGAAAAGTTTCGGACCCGTTTTGCCTGCGAGATAAAAGGTCTGGATATCAACAATTACATCCCTCGGCAGGAAGCCCGTAAAATGGACCCTTTTGCACAGTACGCCGTCATTGCTGCTGATGAAGCAATGAAGGACGCCGGCTTTGACGCAGATACGCTTGATCTCGACAAAGCCGGTGTTATTTGGGGTACCGGAATTGGCGGTTTGAAAACTTTCGAAGACGAGGTAATCAACTACGCCGAAAATGGTAAAACCCCGCGGTTTAATCCATTCTTCATTCCAAAAATGATCGTGGATAGCGCCTCAGGAGTACTTTCTATCCGTTATGGATTCCGGGGGCCTAATTTCATCACAGTTTCCGCCTGTGCTTCTGCTACTAATGCATTAATCGATGCCTTTAATTATATCAAGCTTGGCATGATGAATGTCTGCATCTCGGGAGGTTCCGAAGCAGCTGTTACCATTGCAGGGGTTGGAGGTTTCAATGCATTGAAAGCATTATCAGAAAGAAACGATTCTCCGGAAACCGCCTCGCGTCCTTACGACAAAGAAAGAGACGGATTCGTACTTGGAGAAGGTGGTGCAGCTCTTATTCTGGAAGAACTCGAACATGCAAAAGCGAGAGGAGCCAAAATATATGCTGAAATGATCGGTGCCGGAATGTCATCCGATGCCTACCATATTACCGCTCCGCACCCAGAAGGTTTGGGTGCCCACATTGTAATGAAAAATGCGGTTGAGAACGCCGGCATCAAACCGGAGGATATCGACTACATCAATACCCACGGGACTTCTACCCCGATTGGTGATCCACAGGAGATCAAAGCCATCGAGAAATTTTTCGGTGACCACGCCTATGAATTGAACATTAGCTCTACCAAATCCATGACCGGCCACTTATTGGGCGGGGCGGGAGCGATAGAAGCTGCGGCCTGTATCATGGCGATCAAGGATCAGATTATCCCACCCACTATCAATCATTTTACCGACGATCCGGAAATTAATCCAAGATTGAACCTTACCTTCAACAAGGCTCAGAAAAGAAATGTTAATATTGCACTCAGCAATACATTTGGTTTTGGAGGGCACAATGCGTCAGTCATTTTCAAAAAGTATGAAGACTGATTAACTTTTTACAATTGGCAAAGCGAATTCTTATACCGATACTCTCTCTTTTCAGAACCGGAAGTGCTGAGGATAAAAAATTTAAGGAATCGATTGCTCATGTAATTGGCGACCGGCCTTCCAATCTTGGCGTGTACCAGCTCGCATTTCGCCATACTTCCGCTTCCAGAGAAACAGCCATCAAGGGTTTTCGTGAGTCCAATGAAAGACTGGAATATCTCGGAGATGCTGTTTTGGGTATGGTCGTAGCCGAATTTCTTTTTACCAAATATCCCTACAAAGACGAAGGTTTTCTGACCGAGATCCGTTCCAGGATTGTAAACCGCGAGTCTCTCAATCAAATTTCAAGAAAGCTTGGTCTCGATCGGCTGATCGAATATGATGGCAACCGGCGTGGAATGTCACCGAGATCTTCTATGTACGGCGACGCACTGGAAGCATTTGTTGGAGCTATTTACCTGGATAAAGGTTTTCGGTTTACCCGGACTTTTATCATCAGCAAACTTATCACACATTACGACCTGGACAACATTATCCAGAACAATGCGAACTTCAAAAGCCTCATCATTGAATGGGCGCAACGCGAAGGCAAAGAGATCCGTTTCGAAATTTTGGAAGAAAGGGGCACACGTCATCACCGCGAATTCATTTC
The genomic region above belongs to Dyadobacter pollutisoli and contains:
- the fabF gene encoding beta-ketoacyl-ACP synthase II, whose amino-acid sequence is MSFKRVVITGMGALTPIGNDVSTFWTNLVAGVSGAAPITRFDAEKFRTRFACEIKGLDINNYIPRQEARKMDPFAQYAVIAADEAMKDAGFDADTLDLDKAGVIWGTGIGGLKTFEDEVINYAENGKTPRFNPFFIPKMIVDSASGVLSIRYGFRGPNFITVSACASATNALIDAFNYIKLGMMNVCISGGSEAAVTIAGVGGFNALKALSERNDSPETASRPYDKERDGFVLGEGGAALILEELEHAKARGAKIYAEMIGAGMSSDAYHITAPHPEGLGAHIVMKNAVENAGIKPEDIDYINTHGTSTPIGDPQEIKAIEKFFGDHAYELNISSTKSMTGHLLGGAGAIEAAACIMAIKDQIIPPTINHFTDDPEINPRLNLTFNKAQKRNVNIALSNTFGFGGHNASVIFKKYED
- the rnc gene encoding ribonuclease III, with the protein product MAKRILIPILSLFRTGSAEDKKFKESIAHVIGDRPSNLGVYQLAFRHTSASRETAIKGFRESNERLEYLGDAVLGMVVAEFLFTKYPYKDEGFLTEIRSRIVNRESLNQISRKLGLDRLIEYDGNRRGMSPRSSMYGDALEAFVGAIYLDKGFRFTRTFIISKLITHYDLDNIIQNNANFKSLIIEWAQREGKEIRFEILEERGTRHHREFISQILVNDEPFATGNGFTKKKAEQSASEQACALLDLK